GACCTCGGTGCAGCTTATATGGGCTTACAACTCTTGGAACGTGAGAAAGAGATTTATTTAGAAAATCCGAATGTACAACCTGATTTGGAAGGAAAGGATTATATCGTTGAACGCCAATTGAAACCTGAAGCCCGGAAAGACATTGTTGAATTATTTGCCAAGCTAGGGATCAAGCCCACAGCGATGATGGATATTTCGGACGGGCTTGCATCTGAAATTCTTCATATTTGCCGACAATCAGATAAAGGATGCCGATTATATGAGGAAAAAATTCCATTGGATCAGATGACTTATGATACGGGGCGGGAATTTGGCATTGATCCAACCGTAGCTGCACTTAATGGTGGTGAGGACTATGAGTTATTGTTTACAATAGCGCAATCGGATCACGATAAAATTAAGAATTTACCTGATATTAGTATTATTGGTTATATGACGCCAAGATCGGAAGGTTGTGAGATGATTTCCAAATCTGGGAATCTTTATCCGATAACGGCACAAGGCTGGAATGCATTTAAGAAAAAAGATTAATACGAAAAAGACCTGTTCAAAACAGGTCTTTTTTTATGCTTCTTCCTCCTCAAACAGGAGTTCCTCCGTCTCATTTGGATCTCTTTCACCTACATTGAAATTGTTATAGCCTAAGCCCACTTCGATCTGTAATAATCGCTGCTGGAGCATTTCGAGAATCGCTAAAAAGTTATAGACGAACTGTATTTTATTTTCTGAGTTTTTAAGAATTTCTTGAAAATCTAATTTTTTATTGATTTCAATCAGTTCGGCAATTGCTTTCTTCTGTTGTTCAATGGTGTATGGGTATTTGACAACTGTATGGGTTACTTCAGGGGGACGATTACGGAATTGATACATCATTTGCTCGTAAATCATCATTAGACCATAGAGGTCGAAGCTATCCAAATTTTCTCCGGTAGAATCTAATTTTAGTCTTTGTTGGATATCATAGCGTATGTTGCCTCGGCTGTATAGTTTGAGACGATTTTCTTCCAAGACTCTCAATTCTTCACAGGTCTCTTTAAATTGCTTATAGAGAATAAGTTTTTGAACAAGATCTTCTCTAAGATCGATTTCATTTTCATTGTCGTCCAGATCCAGACGAGGTAATAGCATTTTAGCTTTGATACGCATCAGTGTAGAAGCAACAAAGATAAACTCGCTTGCCATTTCCATATTGAGCGCTTGCATTTGGCTCACATACGATAAAAAATCATCTGTAATCTTTGAAATCGGTATATCGTGGATATTTAGTTCATCCCGTTCGATAAAAAATAATAATAAATCAAAAGGTCCCTCAAATTGAGGAAGCTTGATTTCGTAGCCTTCTTCTACTTGCATATCTTATACAAATTTACATATAAAATCTTTTGGAATAACTTCGATACAAACTATTCATTATTTTATTTGTTGTTCATCAATATGTAAATGCGATTTATTTTAAAGATTAAATAAAATTGTCGTTACTTTGTACGAACATATCATGTAAATAGCAGTACTATGCAGTTTGAGGCTGGAGAACTATTAAGTAAAATAAACGATCCCTCTGATCTTAAAAAGCTAAAGGAAGACCAATTAGAACAGTTAAGTCAGGAATTACGTCAATTTATTATTGATCAGGTTTCGGTTAATGGTGGTCACTTTGCAGCAAGTTTGGGAGTCGTCGAGTTAACGGTGGCGTTACATTACGTAATGAATACCCCATACGATCAATTGATTTGGGATGTAGGTCATCAGGCTTATGGGCATAAAATCCTAACGGGGCGTCGCGATATATTTCATACAAATCGAATTGAGAACGGAATTTCGGGTTTTCCTAACCGTTTTGAATCTCAATACGATGCATTTGGTGTTGGACACTCGTCAACATCTATTTCTGCAGCATTAGGCATGGCGGTCGCTTCCCAAATAAAGGGTGAAAAGGATCGTCAGCATATCGCGGTTATCGGTGATGGTGCCTTGACTGGTGGAATGGCATTTGAAGCACTTAATCATGCCGGTATTTCGAAATCAAACCTTTTGGTTATTCTGAATGACAACTGCATGTCCATTGACCCTAATGTAGGCGCATTGAAGGAGTATTTGACAAGTATAACAACCTCCAAGCGCTATAATCGTTTTAGAGACGATATCGCAGCTGTATTGACCAAGATTTCGGAAGTTGGTCCAAATGCACTTGGTATTGCCAAAAAATTGGAAAAAAGCATAAAGGGAACTTTATTAAAAAATGCCAATCTCTTTGAATCTTTAAATTTTAGATATTTTGGACCGGTTGATGGGCATGATGTCAAGAAATTGGCTAAGACCCTTGAAGACCTTAAGCATATACCGGGGCCTAAATTATTGCATGCCGTCACCATCAAAGGAAAAGGTTTTGCGCTAGCTGAAAAAGATCAGACGAAATGGCATGCTCCAGGTCTATTCGATAAAATTACGGGTGAAATCAAGAAGTCTTTGAATGATAAACCGGTAGCACCTAAATTTCAAGATGTTTTTGGACATACTTTAGTTGAGCTTGCGGAAGAAAATGATAAGATTGTGGGGATCACGCCTGCAATGCCTTCTGGTTCTTCCATGAACATTATGATGAAAGCTATGCCTGACCGTGCATTTGACGTTGGTATTGCTGAGCAGCATGCAGTTACATTCAGTGCGGGACTCGCAACACAGGGATTATTACCATTCTGTAATATCTATTCGTCGTTTATGCAACGCGCTTATGATCAAGTCATCCATGATGTTGCATTACAAAATCTGAATGTTGTTTTCTGTTTGGATCGTGCGGGAGTGGTCGGTGCGGATGGTGCGACACATCATGGCGCTTATGATATCGCTTTTATGCGCTGTGTTCCAAATATGACGGTTTCTGCGCCGATGAATGAGGAAGAGTTACGAAATTTAATGTATACAGCGCAGTTACCCAATAAAGGTCCGTTTG
The Sphingobacterium multivorum genome window above contains:
- a CDS encoding segregation and condensation protein A codes for the protein MQVEEGYEIKLPQFEGPFDLLLFFIERDELNIHDIPISKITDDFLSYVSQMQALNMEMASEFIFVASTLMRIKAKMLLPRLDLDDNENEIDLREDLVQKLILYKQFKETCEELRVLEENRLKLYSRGNIRYDIQQRLKLDSTGENLDSFDLYGLMMIYEQMMYQFRNRPPEVTHTVVKYPYTIEQQKKAIAELIEINKKLDFQEILKNSENKIQFVYNFLAILEMLQQRLLQIEVGLGYNNFNVGERDPNETEELLFEEEEA
- the thiL gene encoding thiamine-phosphate kinase, with translation MFDFDNTERTNLEEMGEFGLIDYISKAVELTEKSTVKGIGDDAAVLDFEGKKTLVSTDLLLEGIHFDLRYVPLKHLGYKAVQVNLSDIYAMNGIASQITFSIGMSSKFPLEAVEEIYQGALIACKKYNVDLIGGDTSASAQGLVISVTSIGYADADQIVYRSGAQEGDLLCVSGDLGAAYMGLQLLEREKEIYLENPNVQPDLEGKDYIVERQLKPEARKDIVELFAKLGIKPTAMMDISDGLASEILHICRQSDKGCRLYEEKIPLDQMTYDTGREFGIDPTVAALNGGEDYELLFTIAQSDHDKIKNLPDISIIGYMTPRSEGCEMISKSGNLYPITAQGWNAFKKKD
- the dxs gene encoding 1-deoxy-D-xylulose-5-phosphate synthase, yielding MQFEAGELLSKINDPSDLKKLKEDQLEQLSQELRQFIIDQVSVNGGHFAASLGVVELTVALHYVMNTPYDQLIWDVGHQAYGHKILTGRRDIFHTNRIENGISGFPNRFESQYDAFGVGHSSTSISAALGMAVASQIKGEKDRQHIAVIGDGALTGGMAFEALNHAGISKSNLLVILNDNCMSIDPNVGALKEYLTSITTSKRYNRFRDDIAAVLTKISEVGPNALGIAKKLEKSIKGTLLKNANLFESLNFRYFGPVDGHDVKKLAKTLEDLKHIPGPKLLHAVTIKGKGFALAEKDQTKWHAPGLFDKITGEIKKSLNDKPVAPKFQDVFGHTLVELAEENDKIVGITPAMPSGSSMNIMMKAMPDRAFDVGIAEQHAVTFSAGLATQGLLPFCNIYSSFMQRAYDQVIHDVALQNLNVVFCLDRAGVVGADGATHHGAYDIAFMRCVPNMTVSAPMNEEELRNLMYTAQLPNKGPFVIRYPRGNGVMPDWRRPFTEIEIGKGRLISAGEELAILSFGAIGNEAVKAVQQLNELGIHPAHYDLRFAKPLDEALLHQVFQKFDKIITVEDGSLQGGIGSAVLEFMADHGYHSQVVRLGIPDKIIEHAEQNAQWKHAHYDADAIVSEAKKLCNGKLTSSMVG